A single genomic interval of Desulfovibrio intestinalis harbors:
- a CDS encoding CgeB family protein, with product MTHPDSRSDQVVFRAIFPSDAVSGEHAAPTDLEAVVGARSFAMLSPGGPARETALVQTLPSEHLDTALPVLLGCGMGHALKLLLERCSGPVAVVEKEHEIQKISGALASLTPQDRQRVELVSTANADEALMQLTHWQSCHNGLRLLPIALPFYLRLDRAYYGWLQKELAASARFDFWSRAAGPRFTGSQPRVLLLTSKYFLMGEVEGACHTLGIEHKLVHIKNDTVARTDFVEQLLEAVVSFRPDCCITLNHMGVDVEGVLMDLLARLQLPLASWFVDNPHLIIHLYSRCVSPWTALFTWDADNIESLQAAGFEHVFYLPLGTDPDRFHPDKGASAPAAWQADLSFVGNSMVYKVGSRLKNGRFPRDLLLPFYKVSLAFMKSEQRSVAEFLRDAFPQVFTHYEALPDNEAKLAYETAITWQATRLYRNGCVRRLLPLKPLIVGDDGWKIEFRHEPVQPRYMEPLSYYTDLPRFYCRSLVNFNCTSKQMKGAVNQRIFDVPAAGSFVLTDWRPQMEQLFEPHEMLCYREPDEAPELVRHYLTHHTERQSTALRARKRVLACHTWAHRLQTLLERMRQVYGTPVAQNSQRRRERA from the coding sequence ATGACCCATCCAGACTCCCGGTCAGATCAGGTAGTATTCCGGGCGATCTTTCCTTCTGACGCCGTTTCTGGCGAACATGCGGCCCCCACTGATCTGGAAGCCGTTGTTGGCGCACGCAGCTTTGCCATGCTGTCTCCCGGCGGCCCGGCAAGAGAGACTGCGCTTGTGCAAACATTGCCATCTGAACACCTGGACACTGCCCTGCCAGTACTTCTTGGGTGCGGAATGGGCCACGCGCTGAAGCTTCTGCTGGAGCGTTGCTCCGGGCCAGTGGCTGTAGTGGAAAAAGAGCACGAAATCCAAAAAATAAGCGGGGCGCTTGCGTCTCTGACGCCACAAGACCGCCAAAGAGTGGAACTTGTTTCAACGGCCAATGCCGATGAAGCTCTGATGCAGCTGACTCATTGGCAATCGTGCCACAATGGGCTGCGCCTGCTGCCAATAGCCCTCCCCTTCTATCTCCGGCTTGACCGCGCCTACTACGGATGGCTGCAAAAAGAACTGGCCGCCAGTGCCCGCTTCGACTTCTGGAGCCGCGCGGCTGGCCCACGCTTTACAGGCAGCCAACCGCGCGTTCTTCTTCTTACCAGCAAATATTTTCTTATGGGCGAAGTTGAAGGCGCATGCCACACGCTTGGCATTGAGCACAAGCTTGTGCATATCAAAAATGATACCGTGGCCCGCACCGACTTTGTCGAACAGTTGCTTGAAGCTGTGGTTTCCTTTCGCCCAGACTGCTGCATAACGCTGAATCATATGGGCGTGGACGTTGAAGGCGTGCTTATGGACCTGCTTGCCCGCCTTCAGTTGCCTCTGGCCTCCTGGTTTGTGGACAATCCCCATCTGATCATCCACCTGTATTCACGTTGCGTCAGCCCCTGGACGGCTCTGTTTACCTGGGATGCGGACAACATTGAAAGCTTGCAGGCAGCAGGTTTTGAGCATGTGTTTTATCTGCCGCTCGGCACAGACCCGGATCGCTTCCATCCCGACAAGGGCGCAAGCGCCCCGGCTGCATGGCAGGCAGATCTTTCCTTTGTTGGAAATTCTATGGTGTACAAGGTGGGCAGCCGCCTGAAGAACGGGCGTTTTCCCCGTGATCTGCTGCTTCCCTTCTATAAGGTTTCACTCGCCTTTATGAAAAGCGAACAACGCTCTGTCGCTGAATTTCTGCGTGATGCCTTTCCACAGGTATTCACCCACTATGAGGCCCTGCCGGACAATGAAGCCAAGCTGGCCTATGAAACCGCAATCACCTGGCAGGCCACTCGTCTCTACCGCAATGGCTGTGTACGCCGGTTACTGCCCCTGAAGCCTCTTATTGTAGGTGATGACGGCTGGAAAATAGAATTCCGGCACGAACCTGTGCAGCCACGGTATATGGAACCATTGAGCTACTATACAGATTTACCGCGCTTCTATTGCCGCTCGCTTGTGAATTTCAACTGCACAAGCAAGCAAATGAAAGGGGCTGTGAACCAGAGAATCTTCGACGTGCCTGCCGCAGGGTCCTTTGTTTTGACTGACTGGCGTCCACAAATGGAACAGCTGTTTGAACCCCACGAAATGCTCTGCTATCGCGAGCCAGATGAAGCCCCCGAACTGGTACGGCATTATCTGACACACCATACTGAGCGTCAAAGCACTGCTCTGCGCGCGCGAAAACGGGTACTGGCCTGCCATACCTGGGCACACCGCC
- a CDS encoding anti-sigma factor antagonist produces the protein MFTLQAESHKNVIVLRYLGDMQLPDVPQFSRQLDEHLLTPGIKQVVLDLSHVGKVDTSGLGVLVSASTKSRGHGRRLVLLMPAPHVADLLKKVEIEGFFPTFDTEEELKGYIPDTAD, from the coding sequence GTGTTTACCCTGCAAGCGGAGTCTCACAAAAACGTCATAGTTCTGCGCTACCTGGGCGACATGCAATTACCTGATGTACCCCAATTCAGCCGCCAATTGGACGAACACCTCCTGACTCCAGGCATCAAGCAGGTTGTTCTTGATCTGAGCCATGTAGGCAAGGTGGACACATCAGGCTTGGGGGTGCTTGTAAGCGCCAGTACCAAAAGCCGTGGACATGGCAGAAGACTTGTATTGCTAATGCCTGCTCCACATGTGGCAGATCTTTTGAAAAAAGTGGAAATTGAAGGATTTTTTCCTACCTTTGATACTGAAGAGGAATTGAAGGGCTATATTCCCGATACTGCGGACTAA
- the dtd gene encoding D-aminoacyl-tRNA deacylase: protein MRILAQRVTEASVSVDGRQVAAIGPGIMALVGFGQDDGADFHTHPAFMGMIHKLVGLRIFPGQGTLANKFHTSLEEFGGQLLLVPQFTLYADCRKGRRPSFTGAGNPTWAEPMFDYFVKMVDESCNVSVSSGIFGADMAIRLCNWGPVTIWLDSENLFNS from the coding sequence ATGCGAATTTTGGCCCAAAGGGTGACTGAAGCTTCGGTAAGCGTTGATGGCCGCCAGGTGGCGGCCATCGGCCCCGGAATTATGGCCCTGGTGGGTTTTGGTCAGGATGATGGGGCGGACTTTCACACCCATCCTGCGTTTATGGGCATGATTCACAAACTTGTCGGTTTGCGCATTTTTCCCGGTCAAGGGACACTGGCCAACAAATTTCACACCTCTCTTGAAGAGTTCGGAGGTCAACTTCTGCTCGTGCCGCAGTTCACCCTGTATGCAGACTGCCGAAAAGGACGCCGCCCGTCTTTTACAGGTGCCGGAAATCCCACCTGGGCCGAGCCCATGTTTGACTATTTTGTGAAGATGGTTGACGAATCTTGTAACGTCAGCGTATCTTCAGGCATCTTCGGTGCCGATATGGCAATACGTCTGTGCAACTGGGGACCAGTCACTATATGGCTCGATTCAGAAAATCTGTTCAATAGTTGA
- a CDS encoding FapA family protein, which translates to MVQYYLRHYFNPDFDYLHLKPGGENGSSDVYSLGYVQNVIDGQVLAEIIPLEDAGPDPDPRFMLEKHRFPAGSNTRIDPQYPNYLLAAANGYVFYLDGRITVKCLLNVRQDISFQTGNIFFVGDMAIHGSVRAGFSVQANNVRIMGMVEGGVVRARRNLMIDGGVRGGAGQHSLVDAGGKLLSPFLEKVEARARDNIVIEKSCLYSTVYAGASMVVRELAYGGIINAYGSVYVGKQLGNKAGIPTKIYLGYDPLSIRQLEKIDGIIAQQSQTITHLNAVAGHLAPETNETSRKLQALRIQRTQLIKRRDELWARLSQDESYMHNCRLLVPGRIYPGVELSIGRAYLTIDQTYDKVMCRLVEHEIIIEHLQHSHLGAPQ; encoded by the coding sequence ATGGTGCAATACTATCTGCGGCATTACTTCAATCCCGATTTTGACTACCTTCACCTTAAACCTGGTGGAGAGAACGGCTCGTCTGACGTCTACAGCCTGGGGTATGTCCAGAATGTCATTGACGGACAGGTGCTGGCCGAAATTATTCCGCTTGAAGATGCAGGGCCGGATCCTGACCCACGCTTCATGCTTGAAAAGCACAGGTTTCCTGCTGGCTCCAATACCCGCATAGACCCTCAGTATCCCAATTACCTTCTTGCTGCCGCCAATGGATATGTTTTCTATTTGGACGGTAGAATTACGGTAAAGTGCCTGCTCAATGTCCGTCAGGACATCAGTTTTCAAACCGGCAATATATTCTTTGTAGGCGACATGGCGATCCACGGCTCTGTACGGGCCGGATTTTCCGTGCAGGCCAATAATGTGCGTATAATGGGCATGGTTGAAGGCGGCGTGGTTCGCGCCCGGCGCAATCTCATGATTGACGGCGGCGTGCGCGGCGGTGCTGGGCAGCATAGCCTGGTAGACGCAGGCGGCAAACTTCTTTCTCCTTTTTTAGAAAAGGTAGAGGCCCGTGCACGCGACAATATCGTCATTGAAAAAAGCTGCCTCTACTCCACGGTTTATGCCGGAGCCAGCATGGTTGTGCGTGAGCTGGCCTACGGGGGCATCATCAATGCCTACGGCAGCGTTTACGTAGGCAAACAGCTTGGCAACAAAGCCGGAATCCCCACCAAAATCTATCTGGGCTATGACCCGCTGAGCATTCGCCAACTTGAAAAGATCGATGGCATCATTGCGCAGCAATCACAAACAATAACCCACCTCAACGCTGTTGCCGGGCACCTGGCGCCTGAAACCAATGAAACCAGCCGAAAACTGCAAGCCCTGCGGATACAGCGCACGCAACTGATCAAAAGACGCGACGAACTCTGGGCACGTCTTTCACAAGACGAAAGCTATATGCATAACTGCCGACTGCTCGTACCCGGGCGTATCTATCCCGGCGTGGAGCTCTCCATCGGCCGTGCCTACCTCACTATTGACCAGACGTATGACAAGGTTATGTGCCGTCTGGTTGAGCATGAAATTATTATTGAGCATTTACAGCACTCCCACCTTGGCGCTCCTCAATGA
- a CDS encoding long-chain-fatty-acid--CoA ligase translates to MNTELYRPWFAHYDAFVPRITETWDKPLYAMLDEAADRYPNRPAIIFHNTRISYKKLRESAELFAGALKRMGVKTGQRVALMMPNMPQTVIAFWGIIKAGAVVVMTNPLYMEKEIMANMQDSGAEHIVMLDLLWPRVSALRDRLPLRNFIITGAADALSFPLNWLYRLKKARNKKAPIPYDGKSVFEWKKIFKGAERYSAPIADPLHDPIMLQYTGGTTGLPKGVTLTHSNLGTNCRQVLDIINVKAEDHHTFISLLPFFHVYGLTTGLIIPIALAATTLPLPRYVPQDVLRLIAKHKPSIFPGAPSVYISLLQQKNLAQFDLHSIKICVSGSAPLPREIFRQFQETTGASILEGYGLTEASPITHCNPLGKQGQKANSIGMPLPGTDARIVDMEGGSLTLPPGKMGELIVSGPQIMSGYWRRPDESASALRNGWLYTGDLATMDEDGYFYIVDRKKDMVIVSGYNVYPREVDEVLLEHPKIQEAVSVGIRDDIRGEILKAYVVTQEDEELTKADVIAWCRQKLAGYKVPRLVEFRKELPKTIVGKVLRRALRDEEEAKIAKRKQRKAQSTAVNADNGEEPLGHS, encoded by the coding sequence ATGAACACAGAATTGTACCGTCCCTGGTTTGCCCACTATGACGCGTTTGTCCCCCGCATTACCGAGACATGGGACAAACCCCTATACGCCATGCTGGACGAAGCGGCGGACAGGTATCCCAACCGTCCGGCGATCATTTTTCATAATACTCGTATTTCCTATAAAAAATTGCGCGAATCCGCAGAACTTTTTGCAGGTGCGCTCAAGCGGATGGGGGTAAAAACAGGCCAGCGCGTGGCCCTCATGATGCCCAACATGCCCCAGACTGTGATAGCCTTTTGGGGCATCATCAAGGCCGGGGCAGTGGTGGTCATGACCAACCCCCTGTATATGGAAAAAGAGATTATGGCCAATATGCAGGACTCCGGTGCAGAGCATATTGTGATGCTCGACCTGCTCTGGCCCCGTGTTTCAGCTTTGCGCGACCGCCTGCCGTTACGTAACTTCATTATTACCGGCGCTGCCGATGCCCTGTCGTTTCCTCTTAACTGGTTGTACCGCCTTAAAAAGGCACGCAACAAAAAAGCGCCTATCCCATACGACGGAAAAAGCGTTTTTGAGTGGAAAAAAATATTCAAGGGCGCAGAACGCTATTCGGCTCCCATTGCCGATCCCCTGCATGATCCGATCATGCTTCAGTACACTGGCGGAACCACGGGCCTGCCCAAAGGGGTAACGCTTACACACAGCAACCTGGGCACAAACTGCCGCCAGGTTCTCGACATTATCAACGTAAAGGCCGAAGACCATCATACATTCATTTCTCTTCTGCCTTTCTTTCATGTGTACGGCCTCACCACTGGTCTCATCATTCCCATTGCCCTAGCCGCCACCACCCTGCCCCTGCCGCGCTATGTGCCGCAGGATGTGTTGCGCCTGATAGCGAAGCACAAACCCAGTATTTTTCCTGGGGCTCCCTCGGTATATATTTCGCTTTTGCAGCAAAAAAATCTGGCGCAGTTCGACCTGCACAGCATCAAAATATGCGTGTCCGGTTCTGCACCGCTGCCCAGAGAAATTTTCCGCCAGTTTCAGGAAACAACCGGAGCCTCCATCCTTGAAGGTTACGGACTTACCGAAGCGTCACCCATTACCCACTGTAACCCCTTGGGCAAACAGGGACAGAAAGCCAATTCCATTGGCATGCCGCTGCCGGGCACCGACGCCCGCATAGTGGATATGGAAGGCGGCTCTTTGACGCTTCCTCCTGGCAAAATGGGCGAACTCATCGTGTCCGGCCCGCAGATCATGAGCGGTTACTGGCGCCGTCCAGATGAATCGGCCAGCGCACTGCGCAATGGCTGGCTCTATACTGGCGACCTGGCCACTATGGATGAAGACGGCTATTTTTACATTGTCGACAGAAAAAAAGACATGGTCATCGTCAGCGGCTACAACGTCTATCCTCGCGAGGTAGATGAAGTATTGCTGGAGCATCCCAAAATTCAGGAAGCCGTGAGTGTGGGCATACGCGACGATATTCGCGGCGAGATACTCAAGGCCTATGTTGTGACGCAGGAAGATGAAGAACTTACCAAGGCCGATGTTATTGCATGGTGCCGCCAAAAGCTTGCGGGCTACAAGGTGCCGCGCCTTGTAGAATTTCGTAAGGAACTGCCCAAAACTATCGTGGGTAAAGTGCTCCGGCGCGCCCTGCGTGACGAAGAAGAAGCCAAGATAGCCAAGCGTAAGCAGCGCAAAGCGCAAAGTACCGCTGTTAACGCCGACAACGGTGAAGAACCTTTGGGACACTCCTGA